The window gtaaaaaaataacaaacatcaaGAGTGCAGCGGAGACGATCAGACTGACAAACAGCCGTTATCATAATGTAAAATTTAAGGCGTTTTTATCCAAAGTTTTTTGTATCTTTCCAGATGCTTTTAGTTTTCTGCACAAATTGAAatgtgaactgtccctttaacaaAGAGAGGCCTGTGATTGGTTTAaagggaaatgtaaaaaatagaaAGTGATTTCTTCATAATCAATGATCTACAACTAAACTAATATAAACTGCAgtgagacattaaagcatgctaTCAATTGAGTGTCCTTATggagggccacacacacacacacacacacacacacacacacacacacacacacacacacacacacacacacacacacacacacacacacactcataaagaTTGTGCACAGACGAGCTCACCTTTGGCCTTCAggataaaaatgtatacagtaatAAATTAAGAGGTGGAAATGTTCTtcagatattaaataaagattgtCACGTTTGAttctaaaacattaaaatgttccCGGCTCCATCACCGATCCCAGTGACACTCGGGACCTGGGTCTAGATCCGGACCTGGAACCCCCCCCGGACCCCGGCCTCAGCTTCCTGCCCAGACCCAGGCCCTCCCCCCGGCTGACGAACACCACAGGGGGCAGCGTGGAGGCCCTTTCAAACCTCAGGTCCGTAGGTCTGCTCTTATTTTGGCGGGATGAGGCAGCCTTCCTCTTGCTGAGGTGCCGGGGGGGCTGTGCGGGGGAGGCTGGTGGCACCCGGTGGGAGGAGCTGGATCCCAGTTTTACCAGAACAACCGGGATCTCCTCCAGAGACTCTGCAGAGTCCGAGTGGTATTCAGAGGGGGGGGCCGCCGCCTGCACAGGGCTCTGGGGGGGGGCGGCCCTCAGAGGACATGCTGGGAAAGGAAGTCTCTGAGCCATGGATGCGCTGGACACACTGCCGGGGTCTgtggatgacacacacacacacacacacacacacacacacacacacacacacacacacacacacacacacacacacacacacacacacacacacacacacacacacacacacacacacacacacacacacacacagttcatacCAGTGGTGAACCGTCAGGGCCTTCAGTGTTCAGAGAACCCTCagataaaaaaattaaaatctaattaattatacaaataaaatgtaatcaaatttAAACTAAAGGAATAAATGAGAATCGTATCTGTAACCTTTCAGTGTtacgttgatttgtttgtctttcttggTCCATGCACTACGCATTCGAGTGTAtttgtgttagaaaaaaaatgcaaccaatcGGATATttctctgggtctctgggaaGAATATCCTTCAACCAGGGTCTTCCATATCCCTGACAGAAGGCCCAGGCCCTGACCAATTGAAAGCCTACGTTTGGATTGACAATTTGATCAACCAatcatatattgatttgtagccACGGTTCCAGGGTATTCTAGAAGACCCGTTAGATCTAGCTCTGTGCTACGTAGCAATTCACGGAGTGAGTTTACGTAGTTTTTATTTCACGTTGAAATGGCAACAGGTGCAGATGTTGTTGCGGAATTGTTGTCAGTACCCTTTACAAGACGACCATTCAGTGAAAAGATGGACATTATGAAAAAAAGGTGGTTCGACGCCCAAAAATCTTGAGCTGAATGAAGCTGCTGAGTGGAGGAGGCCCTAATGCTGTGTAACGATGTAGTGAGCATAGTACCAGTAACTCAAGTAAGTGACTGCCTCCGTGACGTCAATCTGACTAGAACTACCACATTTTTGGATCGGTGGGGggggtgtatgtgtgtctacAGAAGGTCCAGTTGTGACAGACACGGTTCACCACTGGTTCATACTGTGACCTATCAGCATAAAGTGCTTAACCcgccaaaataaaagtgatcaCTGTGAGAAAAGCAGTTGATGCAGGATGTATGTGTGAgtgatgcattgtgggagttGGGGTCCACAGGTACCTGGTGGGGGTTTGAGCTCTGCAGGAACTCTACAGaccctctttttcttcttctgtacgcgttgtgtgtgtgctgcagcatgCAGCTCCGTAGACAGTGTGGGGGGGGCGTCCTTCTCTGCGACCGCCCCGGACACGGTCCTCACTCTGCCATTAGACAGGAACCTACACAAACGTAATATGATGTAATATTAATGACACCTAACACAGCCCTCCCtgcatcacagacacacacacacacacacacacacacacacacacacacacacacacacacaatttttgCCGGTTGTGTTGCCGAAGCTCACCCTGCCTCCTCCCCCTGTGGTGGGGGCTCCCGCAGCTCAAGCTGAGGGTTGGTGTAGCCCAGGGTCCCGGGTGAGGTCACTTCCTGTAGGGAAAGGCAGGGAgttacacacactgcacacacacactgaacacacacgcTGTCATACGTTTGTACACTCAGAATACTGTGTAACAAAAAAAGTTGgtatattttttgaaaaactaggaatatttgaaaaaagaagatgaagtTACAAACACCTTAGTGAGGAGTCCTGACggagctctctctcctcctcctcctcctcctccctgctgacGGTGACGCTGCCTCACGATGTACTCAAAGGTGCTGAGCCTGTTCCACACTGCAGGTGCATCAATACAAAGTTACACTGTCTGGAAGCTGTTGAACATGTACTATAccaatgtgtgagtgtgagtgtgagtgtgagtgtgtgtgtgtgtgtgtgtgtgtgctcactgaGGTAGATGTGGAAACAGAGCAGGTGGCAGAGCagcacagaggacagcagcGAGAGGACAATGGTGACGGCGGCCAGAGAGGGAATCACTGCTGCTGCCGAgcggagaggagagagaggcaggaagacGAACCACACACCTGTCTCATTacgccctgcacacacacacacacacacacgtaaaatGCATCAGTAAAAACCCAACTTGtaaccgtgctgtagttcctttatagcccaacattagcctcctttagcttagcggtggagacgtgaagtcatgtgaccgtgctgtagttcctttatagcccaacattagcctcctttagcttagcggtggagacgtgaagtcatgtgaccgtgctgtagttcctttatagcccaacattagcctcctttagcttagcggtggtgacgtgaagtcatgtgaccgtgctgtagttcctttatagcccaacattagccacctttagcttagcggtggtgacgtggagtcatgtgaccgtgctgtagttcctttatagcccaacattagcctcctttagcttagcggtggtgacgtggagtcatgtgaccgtgctgtagttcctttatagcccaacattagcctcctttagcttagcggtggtgacatggagtcatgtgaccgtgctgtagttcctttatagcccaacattagcctcctttagcttagcggtggtgacatggagtcatgtgaccgtgctgtagttcccaACGTTA of the Eleginops maclovinus isolate JMC-PN-2008 ecotype Puerto Natales chromosome 4, JC_Emac_rtc_rv5, whole genome shotgun sequence genome contains:
- the zdhhc1 gene encoding palmitoyltransferase ZDHHC1 isoform X1, whose product is MELCSKNRTAPVPEASPPRLEGPLCSRTNGWSWPPHPLQLLAWVLFGFFAVTGLGVFVPLLPPHWVPAGYICTAVMFLSHLCVHLSAVSIDPADLNVRTRSSRAPPPPFDRSKHRHVIENSHCYLCQVDVGAKSKHCSACNKCVSNFDHHCRWLNNCVGSRNYKLFLHSVVSALLGVCLVLVLSSYVFIEFFLDPSKLRTDKHFLGRNETGVWFVFLPLSPLRSAAAVIPSLAAVTIVLSLLSSVLLCHLLCFHIYLMWNRLSTFEYIVRQRHRQQGGGGGGGERAPSGLLTKEVTSPGTLGYTNPQLELREPPPQGEEAGFLSNGRVRTVSGAVAEKDAPPTLSTELHAAAHTQRVQKKKKRVCRVPAELKPPPDPGSVSSASMAQRLPFPACPLRAAPPQSPVQAAAPPSEYHSDSAESLEEIPVVLVKLGSSSSHRVPPASPAQPPRHLSKRKAASSRQNKSRPTDLRFERASTLPPVVFVSRGEGLGLGRKLRPGSGGGSRSGSRPRSRVSLGSVMEPGTF
- the zdhhc1 gene encoding palmitoyltransferase ZDHHC1 isoform X2; the encoded protein is MTIGEGRNEDGPADRELCLLAQLSFRHNGAVKRLQYRSRCSDSPAHLTLHCSLTREQDPEILELLHLGGAKSKHCSACNKCVSNFDHHCRWLNNCVGSRNYKLFLHSVVSALLGVCLVLVLSSYVFIEFFLDPSKLRTDKHFLGRNETGVWFVFLPLSPLRSAAAVIPSLAAVTIVLSLLSSVLLCHLLCFHIYLMWNRLSTFEYIVRQRHRQQGGGGGGGERAPSGLLTKEVTSPGTLGYTNPQLELREPPPQGEEAGFLSNGRVRTVSGAVAEKDAPPTLSTELHAAAHTQRVQKKKKRVCRVPAELKPPPDPGSVSSASMAQRLPFPACPLRAAPPQSPVQAAAPPSEYHSDSAESLEEIPVVLVKLGSSSSHRVPPASPAQPPRHLSKRKAASSRQNKSRPTDLRFERASTLPPVVFVSRGEGLGLGRKLRPGSGGGSRSGSRPRSRVSLGSVMEPGTF